One window from the genome of Bacillus tianshenii encodes:
- a CDS encoding FMN-dependent NADH-azoreductase, producing the protein MANVLVVKVNPKKTDQSFSLRLTEAFLNEYKKHNPNDEITEIDLYKEGVPFIDADVLNGWGKFAAQEDLTKAEQEKVERINALTDQFMNADKVVFSAPMWNFSFPPYMKAYIDSIAVAGKTFKYTAEGPVGLVGDKPVVLFEARGGIYSEGPMKALEHTQSYLHSVMNFVGIENFNAIVAEGMGQAPDEAEKIYNDAERRAIDLAHTF; encoded by the coding sequence ATGGCAAACGTATTAGTTGTAAAAGTAAATCCGAAAAAAACAGACCAATCATTCTCACTACGCTTAACAGAAGCATTCTTAAACGAATATAAAAAGCACAATCCAAATGACGAAATCACAGAAATCGACCTATACAAAGAAGGCGTACCATTTATTGATGCGGACGTATTAAACGGCTGGGGAAAATTCGCCGCACAAGAGGACTTAACAAAAGCAGAACAAGAAAAAGTCGAACGCATTAATGCGCTAACAGACCAATTCATGAATGCTGATAAAGTTGTTTTCTCAGCACCAATGTGGAACTTCAGCTTCCCTCCATATATGAAGGCATACATTGATTCAATTGCTGTTGCAGGTAAAACATTCAAATACACAGCGGAAGGACCAGTCGGCCTTGTTGGTGACAAACCAGTTGTGCTATTTGAAGCACGTGGCGGCATCTACTCTGAAGGGCCAATGAAAGCACTTGAGCACACACAAAGCTACCTTCATTCAGTGATGAACTTTGTCGGCATTGAAAACTTCAACGCTATTGTGGCTGAAGGCATGGGGCAAGCTCCAGACGAAGCAGAGAAAATCTATAATGATGCAGAGCGTAGAGCAATTGATTTAGCACACACTTTTTAA